One region of Brachybacterium saurashtrense genomic DNA includes:
- a CDS encoding helix-turn-helix domain-containing protein: MSARFVPLSDVAEMLSISASQAYALVRSGELRAIKVGGRGQWRVEVTEIESYIERSYAATAAFLEQERAQERTGSSPQS; this comes from the coding sequence CGCTCAGCGACGTCGCGGAGATGCTCTCCATCTCCGCGTCGCAGGCCTATGCCCTGGTGCGCTCCGGCGAGCTGCGGGCGATCAAGGTGGGCGGTCGCGGCCAGTGGCGCGTCGAGGTGACCGAGATCGAGTCCTACATCGAGCGCAGCTACGCGGCCACCGCGGCCTTCCTCGAGCAGGAGCGCGCTCAGGAGCGGACGGGGTCCTCGCCGCAGAGCTGA